From a region of the Paraburkholderia caribensis genome:
- a CDS encoding LysR family transcriptional regulator produces MKVTLDELQTFATVVDTGSITAAAEQLEQTVSGASRTLARLEEKLQTTLLRRTTRRLELTEEGKAFLQNAREIIGAVENAEEQLAARRERPSGRLRVDAATPFMLHVIVPLVAGYRARYPQVELELNSNEGIIDLLERRTDVAIRIGRLKDSTLHSRPVGSSRIRVLATPAYLKAHGHPKRVDDLAKHSLLGFTQPESLNVWPLIGPDNELYRIEPAIASSSGETLRQLALEGAGIVCLSDFMTGRDRREGRLVQLFARQTQDVRQPINAVYYRNTAISARIASFVDYLAEAAKATEFAR; encoded by the coding sequence ATGAAAGTTACTCTCGACGAACTGCAAACCTTCGCGACCGTGGTCGACACGGGCTCGATCACGGCTGCTGCCGAACAACTGGAGCAGACCGTTTCCGGCGCGAGCCGGACCCTGGCGCGGCTCGAGGAAAAGCTGCAAACCACGCTGCTGCGGCGGACCACGCGGCGCCTCGAACTGACGGAAGAGGGCAAGGCCTTTCTGCAAAACGCGCGCGAGATCATCGGTGCGGTCGAGAACGCCGAAGAGCAACTCGCGGCGCGCCGCGAGCGGCCATCCGGACGCTTGCGCGTCGATGCCGCCACGCCGTTCATGCTGCATGTGATCGTGCCGCTCGTCGCGGGTTATCGCGCGCGCTATCCGCAGGTCGAACTGGAACTGAACAGCAACGAAGGCATCATCGATCTGCTCGAACGCCGCACCGATGTCGCGATCCGGATCGGACGGCTCAAGGATTCGACGCTGCATAGCCGGCCCGTGGGCAGCAGTCGCATACGGGTGCTGGCGACGCCGGCGTATCTGAAGGCGCATGGTCATCCCAAACGCGTGGACGACCTCGCGAAGCACTCGCTGCTGGGATTTACGCAGCCCGAGTCGCTCAACGTCTGGCCGCTGATCGGGCCGGACAACGAGTTGTACCGGATCGAGCCGGCCATCGCATCGTCGAGCGGCGAAACGCTGCGGCAACTGGCGCTGGAGGGCGCGGGCATTGTTTGCCTGTCCGATTTCATGACGGGCCGCGACCGTCGCGAAGGCCGGCTCGTCCAGCTTTTTGCGCGGCAGACGCAGGACGTGCGGCAGCCGATCAATGCCGTCTACTATCGCAACACGGCGATATCGGCGCGCATCGCTTCGTTCGTCGATTATCTGGCCGAGGCGGCAAAGGCGACGGAGTTCGCGCGCTAG
- a CDS encoding NAD(P)/FAD-dependent oxidoreductase has product MSQKILIVGAGFAGVWGALGAARVLDGAGVRSSDVEITLISPKPELQIRPRMYEAEPHKMAAPLLPLLDAIGVKYVEGSVDAISVQDRTVSVVSANGQIRSLAYDRLLLTSGSQLSRPPVPGLEHAFSVDRIEDAVELDNHLDKLAKQPASPARNTVAVVGCGFTGIEVATELPKRLREKFGADAAIRVVVIGTQDAIGPDLGPNPRPFVAEAFESLGVEALLGSGVVSVDAGGVRTASGQRIEAGTVIWAGGMRASPLAAQVSSNLDPLGRVEVAPDLRVPEAPNVFVAGDVAKASTDDSGRYALMSCQHAIVMGQFGGHNVAADLLGVPTLTYRQPFYATCVDLGEWGAVYSEGWDRQIKLTHAEGKARKQMINTQWIYPPAPNRAEALAAGNPQASFG; this is encoded by the coding sequence ATGTCGCAGAAGATCCTGATTGTGGGTGCCGGTTTTGCCGGCGTATGGGGCGCGCTAGGCGCTGCTCGCGTGCTCGACGGCGCAGGCGTCAGAAGCAGCGACGTTGAGATCACGTTGATTTCGCCGAAGCCCGAACTGCAGATCCGCCCTCGTATGTATGAAGCCGAGCCGCACAAGATGGCTGCGCCGCTGCTGCCGCTGCTTGATGCCATTGGCGTGAAATATGTCGAAGGCAGCGTCGATGCAATTTCGGTTCAGGACAGGACGGTGAGCGTCGTGTCTGCGAACGGGCAAATCCGCTCGCTCGCGTATGACCGTCTGCTGCTGACGAGCGGCAGTCAACTCAGCAGGCCGCCTGTGCCGGGTCTGGAGCACGCGTTCTCGGTGGACCGTATCGAGGATGCAGTGGAACTCGATAACCATCTCGACAAGCTGGCGAAGCAGCCCGCTTCACCAGCCCGCAATACGGTTGCCGTGGTGGGCTGCGGCTTTACGGGCATCGAGGTGGCAACGGAACTGCCGAAGCGTCTGCGCGAGAAGTTCGGCGCGGACGCGGCGATTCGCGTCGTGGTGATCGGCACGCAAGATGCAATCGGTCCCGATCTCGGGCCGAATCCCCGCCCGTTCGTCGCCGAGGCGTTTGAATCGCTCGGCGTCGAGGCGCTGCTGGGTTCGGGCGTGGTGTCCGTCGATGCCGGCGGCGTTCGCACGGCGTCGGGCCAACGCATCGAAGCGGGCACGGTGATCTGGGCGGGCGGCATGCGCGCGAGCCCGCTGGCCGCGCAGGTGTCGTCGAATCTCGATCCGCTCGGCCGCGTCGAAGTGGCGCCGGATTTGCGCGTGCCCGAAGCGCCCAATGTATTCGTTGCGGGTGACGTCGCGAAGGCATCGACAGACGACAGCGGCCGCTACGCGCTGATGTCCTGTCAGCACGCCATCGTCATGGGCCAGTTCGGCGGACACAACGTCGCTGCGGATCTGCTCGGCGTGCCGACGCTGACGTATCGACAGCCGTTCTACGCCACGTGCGTCGATCTCGGCGAATGGGGCGCGGTCTATTCGGAAGGCTGGGATCGACAGATCAAGCTGACGCACGCCGAAGGGAAGGCGCGCAAGCAGATGATCAACACGCAATGGATCTATCCGCCGGCGCCGAATCGCGCAGAGGCATTGGCAGCGGGTAATCCGCAAGCGTCTTTCGGCTAA
- a CDS encoding SDR family NAD(P)-dependent oxidoreductase: protein MFEGFENRLAVVTGASSGIGLATVERLLASGAKVLAMSRTMGELDSLQSRCGDALEWIKGDVTQSGDLMALSERARQLGTVDFLVPNAGIAELANGLEVSAFERQWAVNGAGALNTLSSLKEQLGKSASVVFIGTFLSQVTFPGLAAYIASKTALKAHARTLAIEHAADGIRINIVSPGPTATAIWSSLGLPQEQLSAVAERVNQRLLPGRFLEPAAIADAIMFLLSPASRGIYGQDLIVDNGYTLQ, encoded by the coding sequence ATGTTTGAAGGATTTGAGAATCGCCTCGCTGTAGTGACGGGTGCAAGTTCCGGCATTGGACTTGCGACGGTTGAGCGTCTGCTGGCAAGCGGCGCCAAGGTACTGGCGATGAGTCGCACGATGGGTGAACTGGATTCGTTGCAGTCCAGATGCGGTGACGCGCTCGAATGGATAAAAGGGGATGTCACGCAAAGCGGCGATCTCATGGCGCTTTCCGAACGGGCCCGTCAGTTGGGCACCGTCGACTTTCTGGTCCCCAATGCGGGCATTGCCGAGTTGGCCAATGGCCTGGAAGTCTCCGCGTTCGAGCGGCAATGGGCCGTGAACGGCGCGGGTGCGCTGAATACGTTGTCGAGCTTGAAAGAGCAGTTGGGAAAGTCTGCGTCGGTCGTATTCATCGGGACGTTTCTGTCACAGGTCACGTTTCCGGGACTCGCCGCCTATATCGCCTCGAAGACCGCGCTCAAGGCGCACGCAAGAACGCTCGCAATCGAACACGCAGCGGACGGCATCAGAATCAATATCGTGTCGCCCGGTCCGACCGCGACCGCGATCTGGTCCAGCCTCGGATTGCCGCAAGAGCAGCTTTCCGCGGTGGCGGAGCGCGTCAATCAACGTTTGCTTCCCGGCCGCTTTCTCGAACCCGCTGCTATTGCGGATGCGATCATGTTCCTGCTTTCGCCCGCTTCACGTGGTATATACGGCCAGGATCTGATCGTCGATAACGGATATACGTTGCAGTAA